A genomic window from Labeo rohita strain BAU-BD-2019 chromosome 6, IGBB_LRoh.1.0, whole genome shotgun sequence includes:
- the lrrc41 gene encoding leucine-rich repeat-containing protein 41, with protein MGISDGNSLVQMCIVKVAQNMDVLEKKVSNLPVSLLKDLLPHLNIYYLNRIETAAATKGISTSVIWAAIWRDLDQTWRWRLKSALPDQDWKQRCLERLFHMVLFTQVRRGGSYLSNLSDSSILSMTVKHVQVLSLHTSTKNICSLASGDLRPILSSLEKGVTSLKLLDVKSLFKHGRKYVLFVLHRLLDHGSVREVVLRRNPDSSFLSWLTSRRRGHQLTVSAAPETPHTDGHCSVVDDLDSRCSGELEEPAAKRLALDMEENPEVLCSEFSSANSPADHCPEGQIHSLDFEVSKCQILNTVSHILPTWLCLRKLHLHSDWLISEQEMAVLVESLRRLFLNPGCSLTDLSLSHVSGHTHLMSMLRACPTLQSLCLEICPPADRNTWRQQPRFTENKELCLEKLTVRSTGPMTAACFLPILTSAPKLSSLHFTGIHLSQQFFHTLTEYNPSLKVLKLEDINLSDYHQEILQFLGCSVLEELSFRDCRLLDKCAVKKDFLLPFVEALKGISSIRTLMLAQNRLATSAIEMAALFSGCRPSKITKLDLSSNFILPAELLEFAQLLETYKPVQRLTLDLRFNPLDRDPEIKGQALRKLIPYCNILTDDWDSRSTMADHISVM; from the exons ATGGGAATTTCAGATGGAAACTCGTTGGTGCAAATGTGCATCGTCAAAGTTGCTCAAAACATGGATGTGTTGGAGAAGAAGGTTTCGA ATCTGCCTGTGTCTCTCCTGAAAGACTTACTACCAcatctaaacatttattatctGAATAGAATTGAAACTGCTGCTGCCACCAAAG GAATCTCCACCTCTGTAATTTGGGCAGCAATATGGAGAGATCTGGACCAGACGTGGCGCTGGAGATTAAAG tcaGCACTACCTGATCAGGACTGGAAGCAGAGATGTTTGGAAAGGCTCTTTCATATGGTCCTGTTCACTCAGGTCAGACGAGGAGGATCGTACCTGTCCAACCTCAGCGATTCTTCCATTCTCTCCATGACCGTAAAGCACGTCCAAGTCCTTTCTCTCCACACGTCAACCAAAAACATCTGCAGCCTCGCGTCCGGAGACCTGCGGCCTATCCTGAGCAGTTTAGAAAAGGGAGTGACGTCCCTCAAATTACTGGATGTGAAATCGCTATTCAAACACGGACGGAAATACGTGTTGTTTGTCCTCCACCGGCTCCTGGATCACGGCTCTGTTAGAGAAGTGGTTCTCAGAAGAAATCCAGATTCATCTTTTCTGAGCTGGCTCACGTCCAGACGCAGAGGTCATCAACTAACAGTGTCCGCGGCTCCGGAGACGCCCCACACTGACGGCCATTGTTCAGTAGTAGATGATTTAGACTCGAGGTGTAGTGGTGAACTGGAGGAACCTGCTGCCAAACGTCTGGCTTTAGACATGGAGGAAAACCCAGAGGTTTTGTGCAGCGAGTTTTCGTCCGCAAACAGTCCTGCTGACCACTGTCCTGAAGGTCAGATCCACTCGCTTGATTTTGAAGTGTCCAAATGTCAAATCCTGAACACAGTGTCACACATTCTGCCTACATGGCTGTGTCTTCGCAAACTACATCTTCACAGCGACT ggCTCATTAGTGAGCAGGAGATGGCAGTGTTGGTGGAGTCTCTTAGACGGTTGTTTCTGAACCCCGGCTGCTCTCTCACGGACCTCAGTTTAAGTCACGTTAGCGGTCACACACACTTGATGAGCATGCTGAGAGCCTGTCCGACCCTACAGAGCCTGTGTCTGGAGATCTGCCCGCCTGCCGACAGAAACACATGGAGACAGCAGCCGCGATTCACTGAAAACAAAG AGCTCTGTCTGGAAAAGCTGACAGTCAGATCCACTGGCCCGATGACAGCGGCGTGTTTTCTGCCGATTCTGACATCGGCTCCAAAACTCAGCAGCCTTCATTTTACAGGAATCCATCTGTCACAGCAGTTTTTTCACACTTTAACAG AATATAATCCATCCCTCAAGGTATTAAAGCTGGAAGACATAAACTTATCTGACTATCACCAAGAGATTCTTCAGTTTCTGGGATGTTCTGTGTTAGAAG AACTGTCCTTTAGAGACTGTAGGCTGCTGGATAAGTGTGCTGTAAAGAAAGACTTCCTGCTGCCATTTGTAGAAGCACTGAAAGGAATCTCCTCCATCCGAACCCTGATGCTTGCCCAGAATCGCCTGG cAACAAGTGCCATAGAGATGGCTGCGTTATTCTCAGGATGCCGTCCCAGCAAAATCACAAAACTAGACCTTAG CTCAAATTTTATCCTTCCTGCTGAATTGCTGGAGTTTGCACAGCTGCTGGAAACATACAAGCCTGTTCAGCGACTCACACTTGACCTGCGGTTTAATCCGCTGGATCGTGACCCAGAGATCAAAGGTCAAGCCCTGCGAAAGCTCATCCCGTACTGTAATATATTAACAGATGATTGGGACTCCAGGTCGACTATGGCAGATCACATCAGTGTGATGTGA
- the rad54l gene encoding DNA repair and recombination protein RAD54-like, which produces MRRSLAPSQVAKRKQGPDSDDEDWEPDIASESKRNCRENYISPYRKPLTPLTNRPLCTDGNEHEAFIRKILSKPFKIPIPNYTGSLGLRALGLRRAGVRKALHDPFEDGALVLYEPPAVSAHDLIKADKEKLPVHVVVDPVLSKVLRPHQREGVKFLWDCVTGRRIEDSYGCIMADEMGLGKTLQCITLMWTLLRQSPDFKPEIDKAIVVSPSSLVRNWYNEVGKWLGGRVQPLAIDGGSKNEIDRKLESFIYQHGMRVPTPILIISYETFRLHAEVLHKGKVGLVICDEGHRLKNSDNQTYQALNAMNAQRRVLISGTPIQNDLLEYFSLVHFVNAGILGTAQEFKKRFEIPILKGRDADASDKDRAVGEEKLQELISIVNRCLIRRTSDILSKYLPVKIEQVVCCKLTPLQTELYKLFLKQAKPVESVQSGKISVSSLSSITSLKKLCNHPALIYEKCLAGEEGFDGAMDLFPQNYSTKAVEPQLSGKMLVLDYILAMTRTTTSDKVVLVSNYTQTLDLFEKLCRTRRYLYVRLDGTMSIKKRAKIVERFNNPSNPEFIFMLSSKAGGCGLNLIGANRLVMFDPDWNPANDEQAMARVWRDGQKKTCYIYRLLSTGTIEEKILQRQAHKKALSSCVVDEEQDVERHFSLGELRELFSLNEETVSDTHDRFRCRRCINGRQVRPPPDDSDCTCDLSNWHHCSDKRGLRDPVLQASWDAAVSFVFHQRSHEDQRGVV; this is translated from the exons ATG AGGAGAAGTTTAGCACCCAGTCAGGTGGCCAAAAGGAAACAAGGGCCAGATTCAGATGATGAGGACTGGGAGCCTGACATT GCATCAGAAAGTAAAAGAAATTGTCGAGAAAACTACATCTCTCCATACAGAAAACCCCTGACACCGCTCACCAACAGACCCCTGTGCACTGATGGCAATGAGCAT GAAGCATTCATTCGCAAGATCTTATCAAAGCCGTTTAAAATTCCCATCCCAAATTATACAG GTTCGTTGGGTCTGCGGGCTCTGGGACTGAGGCGGGCCGGGGTGAGGAAGGCTCTGCACGACCCGTTTGAAGATGGAGCTCTGGTTCTGTACGAGCCACCTGCCGTCAGCGCTCATGATCTCATCAAGGCTGACAA GGAGAAGTTACCAGTGCATGTGGTTGTCGATCCAGTGCTCAGTAAAGTGCTTCGACCTCATCAACGAGAG GGTGTGAAGTTCCTGTGGGACTGTGTGACAGGAAGGCGGATTGAAGACTCGTATGGCTGTATAATGGCAGATGAGATGGGGCTGGGAAAGACGCTGCAGTGCATCACTCTCATGTGGACTTTACTGAGACAGAGCCCTGATTTCAAACCTGAGATCGACAAAGCCATTGTGGTGTCCCCCTCCAGCCTGGTGCGAAACTGGTACAATGAAGTGGGCAAATGGCTCGGTGGACGTGTGCAGCCTCTCGCTATTGACGGCGGCTCCAAAAACGAGATCGATCGCAAACTTG AGAGTTTTATCTACCAGCATGGTATGCGAGTGCCAACTCCAATTCTGATAATATCCTATGAAACTTTCCGCCTCCACGCTGAAGTCCTGCACAAAGGCAAAGTTGGACTGGTTATTTGTGATGAG GGTCACAGGCTGAAAAACTCAGACAATCAGACATACCAGGCACTGAACGCTATGAACGCCCAGAGGAGAGTGCTGATATCTGGGACTCCAATTCAGAATGACTTACTGGAATATTTCAGTTTGGTGCACTTTGTAAATGCTGGTATTCTTG GCACAGCTCAGGAGTTTAAGAAACGCTTTGAGATCCCCATCCTGAAGGGTCGCGACGCTGACGCCAGTGATAAAGACAGGGCAGTCGGAGAGGAGAAACTCCAGGAGCTCATCAGCATTGTTAACAG gtgtTTGATTCGAAGAACCTCAGATATTCTTTCCAAGTATCTGCCTGTGAAGATTGAACAAGTTGTCTGCTGCAA GCTGACTCCGCTCCAGACAGAGTTGTATAAGTTATTCCTGAAACAGGCCAAACCTGTAGAGAGTGTGCAGAGCGGCAAGATCAGCGTGTCTTCTCTGTCGTCCATCACCTCGCTTAAGAAACTGTGTAACC ATCCTGCCTTGATTTATGAGAAGTGTCTGGCAGGAGAAGAGGGTTTTGATGGAGCAATGGATCTCTTCCCCCAAAATTATTCCACTAAAGCAGTAGAACCACAGCTCTCAG GGAAGATGCTGGTACTGGACTATATCCTAGCAATGACCAGAACAACAACGAGTGATAAAGTAGTTCTGGTCTCAAACTACACACAGACTTTGGATCTTTTCGAAAAGCTGTGTCGAACCCGAAG ATACCTATATGTTAGGCTGGATGGGACGATGTCCATCAAGAAGAGAGCCAAGATTGTAGAGAGATTCAACAACCCTTCT AATCCAGAGTTTATCTTCATGCTGAGCAGTAAGGCTGGCGGCTGTGGCCTAAATCTGATTGGTGCAAACCGCTTGGTCATGTTCGACCCTGACTGGAATCCAGCCAATGATGAGCAGGCGATGGCCAGGGTGTGGCGAGATGGACAAAAGAAGACCTGCTACATCTACAGACTGTTGTCG ACGGGAACGATAGAGGAGAAGATCCTACAGAGACAGGCTCATAAGAAAGCCTTGAGCAGCTGCGTAGTGGATGAGGAACAGGACGTGGAAAGACATTTCTCTCTCGGAGAGCTACGAGAACTCTTTTCACTGAATGAGGAGACAGTCAGCGACACTCAtgacag GTTTCGCTGCAGGCGCTGTATAAACGGTCGACAGGTTCGTCCTCCTCCAGATGATTCGGACTGCACCTGCGATCTGTCTAACTGGCATCACTGTTCGGATAAAAGAGGCTTGAGGGACCCGGTGCTGCAGGCATCCTGGGATGCTGCCGTCTCGTTCGTCTTTCACCAGCGCTCGCATGAGGACCAGAGAGGAGTCGTCTGA
- the LOC127166260 gene encoding cytochrome b-c1 complex subunit 6, mitochondrial, which produces MVFEDKMITNGEPEEEEEEEEEQDLVDPLETVREKCEQTEHCVHTRERLEACETRVGSRSETTEDCTEELFDFLHARDHCVAHKVFQSIK; this is translated from the exons ATGGTGTTCGAAGATAAAATGATCACGAATGGAGAGCCAGAAGAG gaggaggaagaagaagaggagCAGGATTTGGTG GACCCATTAGAGACAGTGCGTGAGAAGTGTGAGCAGACGGAGCATTGCGTTCACACTCGTGAGCGGCTCGAGGCGTGCGAGACACGGGTCGGCTCTCGCTCAGAGACAACAGAGGACTGTACGGAGGAGCTCTTTGACTTCCTGCACGCTCGTGACCACTGT GTGGCCCACAAGGTTTTCCAGTCAATCAAATAA